In Halobaculum sp. XH14, a single genomic region encodes these proteins:
- a CDS encoding DUF6789 family protein — MNKPTSAIVGGAAGVSVLSVALLLIEVETRSRIGLFAVVARFVGVPGNQALGFLLFVAAGTIAWPLVFVALEAYLPLGPDPAIRGVGFALPLWVAFVLLGRGELSGAILIVFGVLTLFAHVAYGFTLGAVYGRLSGETEARRPMPAYPDEE; from the coding sequence ATGAACAAGCCGACGAGCGCGATCGTGGGCGGCGCGGCCGGCGTGTCGGTGCTCTCGGTCGCGCTGTTGCTCATCGAGGTGGAGACGCGCTCGCGCATCGGGCTGTTCGCCGTCGTCGCGCGGTTCGTGGGCGTTCCCGGCAACCAGGCGCTCGGGTTCCTGCTGTTCGTCGCCGCGGGCACGATCGCGTGGCCGCTCGTGTTCGTCGCGCTGGAGGCGTACCTGCCGCTCGGTCCGGACCCCGCCATCAGGGGCGTCGGGTTCGCGCTGCCGCTGTGGGTCGCGTTCGTCCTGCTCGGGCGGGGGGAACTCTCGGGTGCGATCTTGATCGTCTTCGGCGTGCTGACGCTGTTCGCTCACGTCGCGTACGGCTTCACGCTCGGAGCCGTCTACGGCAGGCTGTCGGGCGAGACGGAGGCCCGGCGACCGATGCCGGCGTATCCGGACGAGGAGTGA
- a CDS encoding PQQ-dependent sugar dehydrogenase, whose amino-acid sequence MDPATGRREVLGALFAGGLAGLAGCSGTTGQGTETGGGGSPTPSESTPSGTDGTSAASPPETVGLETLASGLQAPVDIAFAPDADRRYVTDQNGRVFVHESGGLRGEPFLDLRESVEVGGEKGLLGLALHPEFADNRRLFVRYSAPSRSGTPDSYSHTFVLSEFTANADGTAVARDSERVVLEIPEPQANHNAGSLAFGPDGLLFVGVGDGGGGGDQGTGHVEDWYDAVEGGNGQDVTENLLGSILRIDVDGQSGGNPYAVPEDNPLVGQAGLDEQYAWGFRNPWRFSFDGADLYVGDVGQNRFEEVDLVERGGNYGWNVKEATHCYDADECPDATPASVRGGEPLIDPITEYPHSGEGVTGISVIGGTVYRGSALPGLAGRYVFGDLQAGGRLFLASPSEGGGRWSTSVLPVADDDAGKLERILSFGRDAEGEVYVLGTGADGGGVHRVVPAG is encoded by the coding sequence ATGGACCCTGCGACCGGCAGGCGGGAGGTACTCGGCGCACTGTTCGCTGGCGGCCTGGCTGGGCTGGCGGGCTGTAGCGGAACGACCGGCCAGGGGACGGAGACCGGCGGCGGCGGATCCCCGACACCGTCCGAGTCCACGCCCTCCGGGACCGACGGAACGTCCGCGGCGAGCCCGCCCGAGACGGTCGGACTCGAAACGCTCGCGTCGGGGCTGCAGGCGCCAGTCGACATCGCCTTCGCGCCGGACGCCGACAGGCGCTACGTCACCGACCAGAACGGGCGCGTCTTCGTTCACGAGTCCGGCGGTCTGCGCGGGGAGCCGTTCCTCGACCTCCGCGAGTCGGTCGAGGTCGGCGGCGAGAAGGGGTTGCTCGGGCTCGCGTTACACCCCGAGTTCGCGGACAACAGGCGGCTGTTCGTCCGCTACAGCGCCCCCTCCCGGTCCGGAACGCCCGACTCGTACAGCCACACGTTCGTCCTCTCGGAGTTCACGGCGAACGCCGACGGGACCGCCGTGGCCCGCGACTCCGAACGCGTCGTGCTGGAGATTCCCGAACCGCAGGCGAACCACAACGCCGGCTCCCTCGCGTTCGGCCCCGACGGCCTCCTGTTCGTCGGCGTCGGCGACGGCGGCGGGGGCGGCGACCAGGGGACCGGCCACGTCGAGGACTGGTACGACGCGGTCGAGGGAGGGAACGGCCAGGACGTGACCGAGAACCTGCTGGGGAGCATTCTTCGGATCGACGTCGACGGCCAGTCCGGAGGGAACCCGTACGCCGTCCCCGAGGACAACCCGCTCGTCGGGCAAGCCGGGCTCGACGAGCAGTACGCCTGGGGGTTCCGGAACCCGTGGCGGTTCTCCTTCGACGGCGCGGACCTCTACGTCGGTGACGTCGGGCAGAACCGCTTCGAGGAGGTCGACCTCGTGGAGCGTGGCGGCAACTACGGCTGGAACGTCAAGGAGGCGACCCACTGCTACGACGCCGACGAGTGCCCCGACGCGACGCCCGCGAGCGTCCGCGGCGGCGAACCCCTCATCGACCCCATCACCGAGTACCCGCACTCGGGCGAAGGAGTAACCGGAATCTCGGTCATCGGCGGAACCGTCTACCGCGGCTCCGCGCTGCCGGGGCTGGCGGGACGGTACGTCTTCGGCGACCTCCAGGCGGGCGGCCGGCTGTTCCTCGCGTCCCCGTCCGAGGGCGGCGGCCGCTGGTCGACGTCCGTCCTCCCGGTCGCCGACGACGACGCCGGAAAACTGGAGCGGATCCTCTCGTTCGGCCGCGACGCCGAGGGCGAGGTGTACGTGCTCGGTACCGGCGCGGACGGCGGCGGCGTCCACCGCGTCGTCCCCGCCGGGTAA
- a CDS encoding cbb3-type cytochrome c oxidase subunit I — translation MFPALQATLAESIAAILVVGALLFGAGWLSRTIRSDGRGGARGRAGSRANGRNRAGDASRSDGGTRASRLTRLRARLPYDPIRWLTTVNHRDVGTLYFAFALVAALWGGTDALMIRTELLTPGTTVWDEQTYNALFTTHGLTMLFFFVTPAFTGVANYFLPLFVGADEMAFPRVNALAFWLLPPSLLLVRAGLVTEVFGKAVAALGPRLEVLFLLEPPTTGWTMYAPLSIMQANPQVDLMLLGLHLSGVATILGAVNIIVTVLVDRDPEVTWATIDILSWTLFTTAGIILFAFPVLGSALVMLVMDRNFGTTFFLVEGGGPILWQHLFWFFGHPEVYILVLPAFGLVSLILPKFAGRTLFGFKFIVYSTLAIGVLSFGVWAHHMFATGIDPRLQSSFMAVTLAIAVPSAVKTFNWITTLWNGKIRLTAPMILCIGGVGLFVVGGVTGVVLASIPVDRVLHGTYYVVGHFHFIVMGVIAMMVFAASYYWFPLLTRRMYDRRMARVQAYTLIIGVFVTFFPMLLLGMGGHPRRWAEYASALGVHPTWPVLHWTATGGAAIIGISVTLWLFNVAQSARVGTPVTTGDPWDLKETGQFSREWAWFEERLAERRRRTTSGTEED, via the coding sequence ATGTTTCCTGCCCTCCAGGCCACGCTCGCCGAGTCGATCGCGGCGATCCTCGTCGTCGGGGCTCTGCTCTTCGGTGCAGGCTGGCTCTCGCGGACGATCCGGTCGGACGGGCGGGGCGGCGCTCGAGGGCGAGCCGGGTCGCGGGCGAACGGTCGGAACCGGGCCGGGGATGCGAGCCGGTCCGACGGCGGGACGCGAGCGTCTCGGCTCACGCGGCTGCGGGCGCGGCTCCCGTACGACCCGATCAGGTGGCTGACGACCGTGAACCACCGGGACGTCGGGACGCTCTACTTCGCGTTCGCGCTGGTGGCGGCGCTGTGGGGCGGGACGGACGCGTTGATGATCCGGACGGAACTGCTCACGCCCGGCACGACCGTCTGGGACGAGCAGACGTACAACGCGCTGTTCACGACCCACGGGCTGACGATGCTGTTCTTCTTCGTGACGCCCGCATTCACCGGCGTGGCGAACTACTTCCTCCCGCTGTTCGTCGGCGCCGACGAGATGGCGTTCCCGCGGGTGAACGCGCTCGCGTTCTGGCTGCTCCCGCCGTCGCTGCTGCTCGTTCGCGCGGGGCTCGTCACGGAGGTGTTCGGGAAGGCCGTCGCCGCGCTCGGCCCGCGACTTGAGGTGCTGTTCCTGCTGGAGCCGCCGACGACCGGGTGGACGATGTACGCGCCGCTCTCGATCATGCAGGCGAACCCGCAGGTCGATCTCATGCTGCTCGGGTTGCACCTCTCGGGCGTCGCAACGATCCTCGGCGCGGTGAACATCATCGTCACCGTGCTCGTCGACCGCGACCCCGAGGTGACCTGGGCGACCATCGACATCCTCTCGTGGACGCTGTTCACCACCGCGGGCATCATCCTGTTCGCGTTCCCGGTGCTCGGGAGCGCGCTGGTGATGCTGGTGATGGACCGGAACTTCGGGACGACGTTCTTCCTCGTCGAGGGTGGCGGCCCGATCCTCTGGCAGCACCTGTTCTGGTTCTTCGGCCACCCGGAGGTGTACATCCTCGTGCTGCCGGCGTTCGGGCTGGTGAGTCTCATCCTGCCGAAGTTCGCCGGGCGGACGCTGTTCGGCTTCAAGTTCATCGTCTACTCGACGCTCGCCATCGGCGTGCTCTCCTTCGGCGTCTGGGCCCACCACATGTTCGCCACGGGCATCGACCCGCGGCTCCAGTCGTCGTTCATGGCGGTCACGCTCGCGATCGCGGTCCCGTCGGCGGTGAAGACGTTCAACTGGATCACGACGCTGTGGAACGGAAAGATCCGACTGACCGCGCCGATGATCCTCTGTATCGGCGGCGTCGGCCTGTTCGTCGTCGGCGGGGTGACGGGCGTCGTGCTCGCGTCCATCCCCGTCGACCGGGTGCTCCACGGCACCTACTACGTCGTCGGCCACTTCCACTTCATCGTCATGGGGGTGATCGCGATGATGGTGTTCGCGGCCTCCTACTACTGGTTCCCGCTGCTCACGAGGCGGATGTACGACCGCCGCATGGCACGCGTGCAGGCGTACACCCTGATCATCGGCGTCTTCGTGACGTTCTTCCCGATGCTGCTGCTGGGGATGGGCGGCCACCCCCGCCGGTGGGCGGAGTACGCGTCCGCGCTCGGCGTCCACCCGACCTGGCCGGTGCTCCACTGGACGGCGACCGGCGGCGCGGCGATCATCGGCATCAGCGTCACGCTCTGGCTGTTCAACGTGGCACAGTCGGCCCGGGTGGGCACGCCGGTGACGACGGGCGACCCGTGGGACCTGAAGGAGACCGGGCAGTTCAGCCGCGAGTGGGCCTGGTTCGAGGAGCGACTGGCGGAACGGCGACGGCGGACGACCTCCGGAACCGAGGAGGACTGA
- a CDS encoding TIGR00266 family protein, with the protein MDHEIAHRPSFATAEISLEAGEEVLAESGAMVSYGDGIEMETNATGGFLKSLQRGLFGGESFFQNTFTASEAGSVTFAPPLPGDVVHHELDADTVYVQSGSYIASDTALEVDTEFGGAKTFFGSEGLFLLRIEGSGPLFMSSYGAIEEVDLDPDETYTIDTGHIVAFEDTADFAVRRVGGLKSTLLSGEGLVAEFSGEGHVWLQTRSQDSFLAWLIPQLPTGNSSGST; encoded by the coding sequence ATGGACCACGAGATAGCCCACCGTCCCTCGTTCGCCACGGCCGAGATCTCGCTGGAGGCGGGCGAGGAGGTGCTGGCCGAGTCGGGCGCGATGGTGAGTTACGGCGACGGCATCGAGATGGAGACGAACGCCACGGGCGGGTTCCTGAAGTCGCTCCAGCGTGGACTGTTCGGCGGCGAGAGCTTCTTCCAGAACACGTTCACCGCGAGCGAGGCCGGTTCGGTCACGTTCGCGCCGCCGCTCCCGGGCGACGTCGTCCACCACGAACTCGACGCGGACACCGTCTACGTCCAGTCCGGGTCGTACATCGCCTCGGACACGGCGCTGGAGGTCGACACCGAGTTCGGGGGCGCGAAGACGTTCTTCGGGAGCGAGGGACTGTTCCTGTTGCGGATCGAGGGAAGCGGGCCGCTGTTCATGTCCAGTTACGGGGCCATCGAGGAGGTCGACCTCGATCCCGACGAGACGTACACCATCGACACGGGTCACATCGTCGCCTTCGAGGACACCGCCGACTTCGCCGTCCGGCGGGTCGGCGGCCTGAAGTCGACGCTGCTCAGCGGCGAGGGGCTCGTCGCGGAGTTCAGCGGCGAGGGGCACGTGTGGCTCCAGACGCGCAGCCAGGACTCGTTCCTCGCGTGGCTCATCCCCCAGCTTCCGACCGGGAACTCGTCGGGATCGACGTGA
- the mutS gene encoding DNA mismatch repair protein MutS: MSNEAGGIVGEFLSLKADTEADVLAMQCGDFYEFFADDAELVADVLDLKVSQKSSHGSSYPMAGVPLSELTPYLNALVERGYRVAVAEQYETDEGHARRVERVVSPGTVVDPDDSAARYLAAVEEADGEYGVAFAEVTTGRFRAASVYSAEDVRAELHRFAPVEILPGPGVREDDALLATLREDTDARLTLHEVDAFAPGRARHRLREQFGDETLDAVGLEADAPVGAAGAVLHYVSETGVGVLAAMTRLGALDPGGRVALDATTQRNLELTETMQGERDGTLLSTLDHTETAAGSRLLREWVTRPRRDRPELERRQDAVAAFASAALARDRLLEELDGTADLERLASRATSGSADPRDLAAVRDALARLPRLASAIEGTELAESPVADVLARPDQAAARALHDDLGDALAADPPGTVTEGDIFARGYDGELDELLDEYEEAERWLDTLAEREKRQHGLSHVTVDRNTTDGYYVQVGRSVADEVPEHYREIKTLKNSKRFVTDELEDRERTILRLEEARGELEYDLFRELRGRVAEHAELLQDVGRALAELDALASLAEHAAANDWVRPHLVGGADGDATANGAGDDHDDELRIDAGRHPVVERTTDFVPNDLRLDRERGFLIVTGPNMSGKSTYMRQCALVVLLAQMGSFVPADSARVPLVDGVFTRVGALDELAQGRSTFMVEMQELSNILHSATEDSLVILDEVGRGTATYDGISIAWAATEYLHNEVRARTLFATHYHELTALADHLPRVENVHVAAEERDGDVTFLRRVREGPTDRSYGVHVADLAGVPDPVVDRSADVLDRLREEKAIEARGSAGDGDGDGADVPSTQTVFDLGSGQFRGSASADGGDSEPLDPVTESVLEELRATDVNEVPPVELMAKVQEWRERLDD; encoded by the coding sequence ATGTCGAACGAGGCGGGCGGCATCGTGGGCGAGTTCCTCTCGCTGAAGGCCGACACCGAGGCCGACGTGCTCGCGATGCAGTGTGGCGACTTCTACGAGTTCTTCGCCGACGACGCCGAACTCGTCGCGGACGTTCTCGACCTCAAGGTGTCACAGAAGTCCTCGCACGGCTCCTCGTACCCGATGGCGGGCGTCCCGCTCTCGGAGCTCACCCCCTACCTCAACGCGCTCGTCGAGCGCGGCTACCGCGTCGCCGTCGCCGAGCAGTACGAGACCGACGAGGGCCACGCACGACGGGTCGAGCGCGTCGTCTCGCCGGGCACCGTCGTCGACCCCGACGACTCGGCCGCGCGCTACCTCGCGGCGGTCGAGGAGGCAGACGGCGAGTACGGCGTCGCGTTCGCCGAGGTGACGACCGGCCGGTTCCGCGCCGCGTCGGTCTATTCGGCGGAGGACGTGCGCGCGGAACTTCACCGGTTCGCGCCCGTCGAGATCCTCCCCGGCCCGGGCGTCCGCGAGGACGACGCCCTGCTCGCCACGCTCCGGGAGGACACCGACGCGCGGCTCACCCTCCACGAGGTCGACGCGTTCGCGCCCGGCCGCGCCCGTCATCGCCTGCGCGAGCAGTTCGGCGACGAGACGCTGGACGCGGTCGGCCTCGAGGCCGACGCCCCGGTCGGAGCCGCCGGCGCGGTGTTGCACTACGTCTCCGAGACGGGCGTCGGCGTGCTCGCGGCGATGACGCGACTCGGGGCGCTCGACCCCGGCGGCCGCGTCGCGCTCGACGCGACGACCCAGCGCAACCTGGAACTGACCGAGACGATGCAGGGCGAGCGGGACGGCACCCTGCTCTCGACGCTTGACCACACCGAGACGGCGGCCGGGTCGCGCCTGCTCCGCGAGTGGGTCACCCGACCCCGCCGGGACCGCCCGGAACTCGAGCGTCGCCAGGACGCCGTCGCCGCGTTCGCCTCGGCGGCGCTCGCCCGCGACCGCCTGCTCGAGGAACTCGACGGGACGGCCGACCTCGAACGCCTCGCCTCGCGGGCGACGAGCGGGAGCGCGGATCCCCGCGACCTGGCGGCCGTCCGCGACGCGCTCGCCCGCCTCCCGCGACTCGCGTCGGCCATCGAGGGAACCGAACTCGCCGAGTCGCCGGTCGCGGACGTCCTCGCCCGCCCGGACCAGGCCGCCGCCCGCGCGCTCCACGACGATCTGGGCGACGCGCTCGCGGCCGACCCGCCCGGCACCGTCACCGAGGGCGACATCTTCGCCCGCGGCTACGACGGGGAACTCGACGAACTGCTCGACGAGTACGAGGAGGCCGAGCGCTGGCTCGACACGCTCGCCGAACGCGAGAAGCGCCAGCACGGGCTCTCACACGTCACGGTCGACCGCAACACGACCGACGGCTACTACGTCCAGGTCGGCCGCTCGGTCGCCGACGAGGTGCCCGAGCACTACCGCGAGATCAAGACGCTGAAGAACTCGAAGCGGTTCGTCACCGACGAACTCGAGGACAGGGAGCGCACCATCCTGCGCCTGGAGGAGGCGCGCGGCGAGCTGGAGTACGACCTGTTCCGGGAACTCCGGGGGCGCGTCGCCGAGCACGCGGAACTCCTCCAGGACGTCGGCCGCGCGCTCGCGGAACTCGACGCGCTCGCCTCGCTGGCCGAACACGCGGCGGCGAACGACTGGGTCCGGCCCCACCTCGTTGGCGGCGCGGACGGTGATGCGACCGCGAACGGTGCGGGCGACGACCACGACGACGAACTCCGCATCGACGCGGGCCGCCACCCGGTCGTCGAGCGGACGACCGACTTCGTGCCGAACGACCTTCGACTCGACCGCGAGCGCGGCTTTCTCATCGTCACCGGGCCGAACATGAGCGGGAAGTCCACCTACATGCGCCAGTGCGCGCTCGTCGTTCTGCTCGCCCAGATGGGCAGTTTCGTCCCCGCGGACTCCGCCCGCGTGCCCCTCGTCGACGGCGTGTTCACGAGGGTCGGCGCGCTCGACGAACTCGCGCAGGGGCGCTCGACGTTCATGGTCGAGATGCAGGAGCTCTCGAACATCCTCCACTCGGCGACCGAGGACTCGCTGGTCATCCTGGACGAGGTGGGTCGCGGCACCGCCACCTACGACGGCATCTCCATCGCCTGGGCGGCCACGGAGTACCTCCACAACGAGGTGCGCGCGAGGACGCTGTTCGCGACCCACTACCACGAACTCACGGCGCTCGCCGACCACCTCCCGCGGGTCGAGAACGTCCACGTCGCGGCCGAGGAGCGGGACGGCGACGTGACGTTCCTCCGCCGGGTCCGCGAGGGGCCGACCGACCGTTCCTACGGCGTCCACGTCGCGGACCTGGCGGGCGTGCCCGACCCGGTCGTCGACCGTTCGGCCGACGTGCTCGACCGCCTCCGCGAGGAGAAGGCCATCGAGGCGCGCGGGTCGGCCGGCGACGGTGACGGCGATGGCGCCGACGTGCCGTCGACACAGACCGTGTTCGACCTCGGGAGCGGGCAGTTCCGGGGATCGGCGAGCGCCGATGGAGGCGATTCCGAGCCCCTCGACCCCGTCACGGAGTCGGTGCTGGAGGAGCTAAGGGCGACCGACGTGAACGAGGTGCCGCCGGTCGAGCTGATGGCGAAAGTGCAGGAGTGGCGCGAGCGGCTGGACGACTGA